In a genomic window of Thermoprotei archaeon:
- a CDS encoding DNA topoisomerase IV subunit A, whose product MSMNEDRIHVSERLKLLGLEVYKQLESGMYPKIKLPVRSVSNIIYDQEKGVVKLGEKMSIRSSSNIKQSKAFARLMWVAAFAKTNLVDKGKSCSLRDLYYHSFNDEVIKFDEQDESDNVVIELESILGVPRETFNILPEEKSSIFGDLMIEYTTPESHAGLRVNLMSDPDGKNIGLSIATAKFIETSAKMVIAVEKGAMFRRFIEEGLYNRLNAILIDTGGQAPRFTRIVIRRLHEELGLPVYILTDADPWGMHIARVITSGSAQAAHIPFLATPNAKWIGIWATDIKKYELPALKLNAIDTQRLTTLERDPRYNDGIWAEQLKSFKKIGLKAELEAFSKYGLTAIIDRYILKKIKNIEKDI is encoded by the coding sequence ATGAGTATGAACGAAGATAGAATTCATGTGTCAGAACGATTAAAACTTCTTGGTCTTGAAGTATATAAACAATTAGAATCTGGCATGTATCCTAAAATAAAATTGCCTGTAAGAAGTGTTTCGAACATCATATATGATCAAGAAAAAGGAGTCGTGAAATTAGGAGAAAAAATGTCAATAAGAAGTAGCTCAAACATAAAGCAATCGAAAGCATTCGCAAGATTAATGTGGGTTGCAGCATTTGCAAAAACTAACCTGGTGGATAAAGGCAAATCATGCAGCCTCAGAGATCTGTATTATCACTCGTTCAACGATGAAGTGATCAAATTTGATGAACAAGATGAATCAGATAATGTAGTCATTGAACTAGAAAGTATATTAGGCGTACCACGTGAAACATTTAACATTTTACCTGAAGAGAAAAGTTCAATCTTCGGTGATTTAATGATTGAGTACACAACGCCTGAGAGTCACGCAGGACTAAGAGTAAATCTAATGTCAGATCCAGATGGCAAAAACATAGGACTTTCTATAGCAACAGCAAAATTCATTGAAACAAGCGCAAAAATGGTTATAGCTGTAGAGAAAGGAGCCATGTTTAGAAGATTCATAGAAGAAGGACTCTACAATAGATTGAATGCGATTCTTATAGATACTGGAGGACAAGCACCAAGGTTTACTAGAATTGTCATAAGAAGATTACATGAGGAATTAGGACTACCAGTTTATATTCTTACAGATGCGGATCCGTGGGGAATGCACATTGCTAGAGTTATCACATCAGGTTCAGCACAAGCAGCTCATATACCATTTCTGGCAACACCTAATGCTAAGTGGATAGGAATTTGGGCAACAGATATTAAAAAGTATGAGCTACCCGCACTTAAACTGAATGCTATTGACACACAACGTTTGACAACATTAGAAAGAGATCCTAGATACAATGATGGTATATGGGCAGAGCAACTTAAGTCATTCAAGAAGATAGGACTAAAAGCTGAACTTGAAGCCTTCAGTAAATATGGCTTAACAGCAATAATAGATCGTTACATATTAAAGAAAATAAAGAATATAGAGAAGGATATTTAA
- a CDS encoding FtsX-like permease family protein, whose product MIRITDIFRFAFSTLTEKKLRAILTIIGIAIGPAAMVTIIGTTQGYSLTIVSSLTSLGQNVIVVFPEKGYSFTDNTVNALKSLSYVKTAIPFYTSQGVIKRSDGSQLTISIYATNLSELFKVVPSLEFESGVIPSPTSYTSGILGHDIAYKDNNRLINVGDSVGIKIAISKGSNLEIKNINVRISGILGKYGNALVLNPDSTLFLPLQAGRSLFSMNNYSGILVVAIDSAHVVNVVDGIKNKYKDLVTTFAFQQIANIINSVVDTLNFLLFALSSSAFSVAITGTMATMFTSVIERSKEIGVLKAMGYSNALVLLLITTEALLMSLLGGIVGVIIGTIGANVLSSTGSFVIRGVSESITIKAGPLITTDLILRSIGMAIVVGVVGGFIPAYRASKIQPAIALKYE is encoded by the coding sequence ATGATAAGGATTACTGATATTTTTAGATTTGCTTTCTCTACACTGACTGAGAAGAAACTAAGAGCCATTCTAACCATAATAGGAATAGCTATAGGTCCTGCTGCTATGGTTACAATAATAGGTACAACTCAAGGGTATTCGTTAACTATAGTAAGCAGTCTCACGTCATTGGGTCAGAATGTTATAGTAGTTTTTCCTGAGAAAGGTTATAGTTTTACTGATAATACAGTTAATGCTCTTAAATCATTAAGTTACGTGAAAACAGCAATACCGTTTTATACTTCTCAGGGTGTGATAAAAAGATCCGATGGATCTCAACTCACTATTTCAATTTATGCAACAAATCTAAGTGAATTATTTAAAGTTGTTCCTAGTTTAGAATTTGAAAGTGGTGTTATTCCCAGTCCCACATCATATACGTCGGGTATACTAGGTCACGATATAGCATATAAGGATAACAATAGGCTGATTAATGTGGGTGATTCTGTGGGAATAAAAATTGCTATTTCAAAAGGTAGTAATTTAGAAATAAAGAATATTAATGTAAGAATTTCTGGCATACTGGGTAAGTACGGTAATGCGTTAGTCCTTAACCCTGATTCTACATTGTTTTTACCTCTTCAGGCTGGTCGTTCCTTATTCTCAATGAATAATTATAGCGGTATACTCGTTGTTGCAATTGATAGTGCACATGTAGTGAATGTGGTTGATGGAATAAAAAATAAATATAAAGATCTGGTAACCACGTTTGCATTTCAGCAGATTGCTAATATAATTAATTCGGTTGTGGATACATTAAATTTTCTTCTTTTTGCTTTGTCTTCATCAGCATTTAGTGTGGCGATTACTGGTACGATGGCTACTATGTTTACATCTGTGATAGAAAGAAGCAAAGAAATAGGTGTACTTAAGGCAATGGGTTATTCCAATGCGCTTGTGCTACTGTTAATCACAACTGAAGCACTTTTAATGAGTCTACTGGGAGGTATAGTAGGTGTGATAATCGGAACCATTGGAGCTAATGTTCTTTCTTCAACAGGCTCATTTGTAATTAGAGGAGTAAGTGAATCAATAACAATAAAAGCGGGACCTTTAATAACTACTGATCTAATATTGAGATCCATAGGTATGGCTATAGTTGTTGGTGTAGTTGGAGGTTTTATACCAGCTTATAGAGCATCAAAAATACAACCAGCTATCGCACTTAAATATGAGTAG